CGAAAATCACTGGAGTTACTTGAAAATTTATTTGTTTTTTCCACCAACACTATTTGACAAAGAGCCATAACTCCTGCAAAAGAGAGAATAAATAGAGGACGTCTGGTATCTCCAGCAGCTCTTAAAATTGAGGCACCGAAGTTATAAAGCATATTTGCAGGCATTCCTAAAAAATATATTTGCATATATAGAGATGAAAGGTTAATAATCTCTTCAGGAGTTTTCATCATACGGAGCAAAGGCTTAGTTAAAAAAAGTCCAATAAAAAGCATAATAATTCCTGATATTATTGCAGTAGCAATAGAGGTATGCACACTTTCTTGTACACTTTTTTTATCTTTTGATCCATAGTTTTTAGCTACAACAACTCCAGCTCCCATAGATAATCCAATAACTAGATTTAGAAGAAGATTTATTAGAGAGCTTGTAGATCCAACTGCTGCAAGGGCTTCTTCACCAGCAAACTTACCAACTACTACAGTATCAGCAGCATTAAAAAGAAGTTGTAAAGCTTCAGAAAATATTAAGGGGATAGCAAAAATAACTATCTGTTTAAAAAGAGGTCCATTACACATATCTACTTCATATTTTTTCATAAAATCACCATATTATAAGAATATATATATTATTATATTGTATATTGCTCCATTTTTTCAAGAAAATAATAATTAAGAATTTTATTTCTCAAAATTGTAAAATATGTTATACTTTAATTGAATTGTAAAAGTAAAATATAGATGAAAAGGAGGAAATTTAAAGAGAAATTTTCTTTAAAAAAATATATGAAACTATCAAATAATTTAGGAAAAGATTCAGTTTTAGGTTTAGTATTTAAATTAGCAATACCAACAATGTTAGCTCAATTAGTAAATTTACTGTATAGTATAGTAGATAGAATGTATATAGGGCATATTCCAGAGATTGGTGGACTTGCATTAGCAGGAGTTGGAGTGTGTGGACCTATTGTAACTTTTCTTTCATCTTTTGGAACTCTTGTTGGACTTGGTGGGTCAATAATTATGTCTATAAAAATGGGGGAGAGGAGATTTAAAAAGGCTAGATTTGTACTAGCCAATAGTTTTTTGGCTCTTTCAGTAATCTCAATAACTTTAACTATAATATTTTTATTGTTAAAGGATAAATTAATAATGATGTTTGGTGCTAGTACAGTAACTTTTCCTTATGCAAATACCTATTTAACAATTTATACTCTAGGAAGTTTTTTTGCTTTAATGGCAATAGGATTAAACTTTTTTATAACTTGCCAAGGGTTTGCAATGATAGGAATGCTAACTGTTATAATTGGAGCATTAGTAAATATTTTACTAGATACAGTTTTTATTTTTGGTTTAGAAATGGGAGTTGCCGGAGCAGCTTGGGCAACAGTAATTGCTCAAATTACATCTTTTGCCTTTGCTTTTAGATTTTTAACAAGTAAAAAAATAAAAATTCCTATTACATTTAAAGGATATTCATTTGAAATCGTTCAAGATATAATAAAATTTGGATTTTCACCATTTTTTATCTTAACAACTGATAGTATTATTTTAATAGCTTTAAATGCTATGTTACAAAAATATGGTGGAATAACTCAAGGAGATCTATTAGTATCTGGAGCAACTATAATTCAAAGTTATCTATTACTTATTACAGGTCCACTTATTGGACTTTCAGGAGGAACACAACCACTTTTAAGTTTTAACTATGGTGCAAGACAGATTGAAAGAGTAAAAAAGGCAGAGAAATATATAGTTATTTTTGCTTTGGTGTTAACAACTACAATGTTTATATTAACACCGTTTATATCACCATATTTTATCTCACTATTTACTGATGAAGTAAATTTAGCAGAGGTAGCAAGATGGGGAATAAAAGCAAGTGTATGGGGAATAATTCCTCTATCTTTCCAATATTGTTTTGTAGATGGATTTACTGCTGTTGGAAGAATAAAAACAGCCTTCTCTCTATCTATGTTTAGAAAGATGATATATATGGGAAGTACTTTCTTTTTACCAGCTATCTTTGAGGCAAGATCAGCTTTTTATGCTCAACCAGTAAGTGATATTTTGGGAGCAATAGCTTCAACAACAGTTTTTTACTTTATTTTTAATAAACATTTAGAAAGAAGAAAAAAGGTATTACAATAAAAAGTCCTTGACTTTATTGAATATTATGATATAATAAATAGGTAATTAAATAAGTTGGATAAAGTAGAAACGCCTGTTTCTCACCTTATGGGTTATGGCTTGCATAAGGTTGATAAAATTTTAATAGAGTACGAGATTATTAATCCTCTATTTTTAAAATTTGTGTAATAACAGGGCGTATATTGTCCTGTTTTTTTATTGTGTAACTGATGGAGGTGTTGAATATTTCTGACAAAATTAGAATCAACGAAAAAATAAAAGGAAGAGAATTTAGAATTATCTCTTCAACAGGTGAACAATTAGGAGTTATGTCTGCAAATGAAGCATTAGAGCTAGCAAGACAAGAGGACCTAGACTTAGTTGAGATAGCTGCAACTGCAAAACCACCTGTATGTAAAATAATGGATTTTGGAAAATACAGATATGAACAAACTAGAAAGGCTAAAGAAGCTAAGAAAAATCAAAAGCAAGTAGTAGTTAAAGAAGTAAAAGTAACAGCAAGAATTGATACTCACGATTTAGAAACTAAAGTTGGACAAATCGAAAAATTCTTAGCAAAAGAAAATAAAGTAAAAGTTACTTTAGTTCTATTTGGAAGGGAAAAGATGCATGCTACACTTGGAGTAGATACATTAGATGAGATAGCTGAAAAGTTTGCTGAAACAGCTGAAGTAGATAAAAAATATAATGAAAAACAAAAATACATACTATTAACACCTAAGAAAAGTTAATAAGTTAAATAAATATTTATAGATTTGAGAGGAGGGTATTATTATGCCAAAAATGAAGACTCATAGAGGAGCAAGAAAAAGAATAAAAGTTACAGGAACAGGAAAATTTATCGTTAAACACTCAGGAAAAAGCCATATCTTAACTAAGAAAGATAGAAAAAGAAAAAATAACCTTAAAAAAGATTTAGTTGTTAGCGAAACTTTAAAAAGACATATGCAAGGATTACTTCCATATGGAGTTGGAAGATAATAACCAATCAATTTCAAATTTTTGTGAATTATAATTAGGAGGAAAAAATGAGAGTTAAGACTGGAATAGTTAGAAGAAGAAAACATAAAAAAGTTTTAAGAGCAGCAAAAGGATTCAGAGGTGCATCTGGTGACGTTATAAAACAAGCTAAACAAGCTACAATGAGAGCAGCAGCTTATTCAACAAGAGATAGAAAAGTAACTAAGAGAAGAATGAGATCTCTATGGATCATCAGAATCAATACAGCAGCTAGATTAAATGGATTAACATATTCAACTTTAATGAACGGATTAAAGAAAGCTGGAATCGTATTAGATAGAAAAGTTTTAGCAGATATCGCTTTAAACAATGCAGCTGAATTTGCAAAATTAGCTGAAACTGCAAAAAACGCATTATAATTAGGTAAGAAAGAACTCATATAATTGAGTTCTTTTTTTCTTGACATAAATATTTATAGATGTTAGAATTAGAAAAAAAATAGAAGAAAAGACAGTTCATTTGTACCATCCTGTCTATAAACAAAACTAGGGCTATTTTTTTATTGCAATTTTTTGGATAAATTGAGAAAGATAGACTAGGTGGAGTCTGTCTTTTTTTATTTAAGGAGAAAATTATGTATACATTAATAAGTGAAGCAAGTTTTGATAGTGCACATTTTTTAGCTCAATATGAGGGAAAGTGTAGAAATATTCATGGACATCGTTGGACTATAAAAGTAGAAATTTATGGAGAAGAGCTTCAAGAGAGTGGAAGTTGTAGAGGAATGTTAGTAGATTTTGGAGATTTGAAAAAATATTTAAAAGAATTAGCAGATTATTATGATCATGCTCTTATTATTGAGAAAGATAGTATGAGAGAACTTACTTTAAATGTTTTAAAAGAGGATGGATTTAGAATAATTGAAGTGGAGTTTAGACCCACTGCTGAAAATTTTGCTAAATATTTTTATAATTATTTTAAAGATAAAGGATTTTTAGTAAAAAATATATTTGTATATGAAACTCCAAATAATTGTGCTACATATAGCGAGATGATATAGGATGTTTAATTATAAAGTTGTAGAAATTTTTGAAAGTATCAATGGAGAGGGAAAAAAGGCAGGGCAATTGGCACTGTTTATAAGATTTCAAAAATGTAACTTAAATTGTAGTTACTGTGATACTAAATGGGCTAATAGTGATACTTCACCATATACTCTTATGAGTTTAGAGGAGTTATATAATAAAGTTATAGAGAGTGGAATAAAAAATATAACTATTACAGGGGGAGAACCTCTGCTGCAAGAAAATATTGGAGAGTTTTTAAAAAAGTTAAGTAAAAATTTAGAATTAAATGTTGAGATAGAGACAAATGGAAGTGTAAATTTGAAAAGATTTAGTGAGATTAAAAATCCACCATCTTTTACAATGGATTATAAACTTCCTAGTAGCAATATGGAAAAATATATGGATCTTGATAATTTTCAATATTTAACTGAGAAAGACACAGTAAAATTTGTAGTTGGAGATATTGATGATTTGGAAAAGGCTAGAGAGATTATTGAAAAATATTTTCTTGTGGGAAAATGTGCTGTATATATAAGTCCAGTATTTGGAAAAATAGAGTTTTCATCAATAGTAGATTTTATGAAAAAGTACAAGATGAATGGAGTAAATATGCAACTTCAAATACATAAAATAATCTGGGATCCAGAAGCAAAAGGGGTGTAAAAATGGATATAGAAGCAATTAAACACCATATAAAAGGCTTGCTGATAGCTTTAGGAGAGGATCCAGAAAGAGAAGGATTAAAGGAAACTCCAACTAGAGTAGCTAAGATGTATGAGGAGATATTTGAAGGGATAAATTATAGTAATGATGAGATAGCAGAGATGTTTAATAAAACTTTTGAAGAGGATATATTAACTGATAATGATAATATTGTAGTAGTTAGAGATATAGATATTTTTAGCTGTTGTGAACACCATTTAGCTTTGATGTATGATATGAGTGTAACAGTAGCCTATCTACCTAAAGGAAAGGTAATAGGACTAAGTAAGATAGCTAGGATATGTGATATGGTAAGCAAAAGATTACAACTTCAAGAGAGAATAGGAAAAGATATAGCTTATATAATGAAGAAAGTAACAAACTCTGAAGATATAGCAATTTTAATAAAGGGAAAACATAGTTGTATGACAATGAGGGGAATAAAGAAAAATAATAGTATTACAGAAACTGCAATATTTGAAGGGAAATTTAAAGATAATTTTATGTTACAAAATAAGTTATACAATAGAATATAGGAGGAAAAATGAGAGCTTTAGTTTTATTAAGTGGTGGAATAGATAGTACTACCTGTTTAGCTATGGCAATAGATAGATATGGAAAGGAAAATGTTGTTGCTTTAAGTGCTTTATATGGGCAAAAACATACTAAAGAGTTAAAAGCAGCTAGAGATATAGCTAATTACTATAATATTGAACTTATAGAGATTGATTTAGTAAAAATATTTGCATATAGTAACTGTTCTTTACTTTCTCATTCTAAAGATGAGATTCCACATAGTAGTTATGCTGAGCAATTAGAAGAGACAAAAGGGGAAACAGTTTCTACATATGTTCCTTTTAGAAATGGATTATTTTTATCCACAGCAGCAAGTATAGCACTTTCAAAAGATTGTGATTTAATATTATATGGAGCTCACAGTGATGATGCAGCAGGAAGTGCATACCCAGATTGTAGCAAGGAATTTAATGATGCTATAAATTTAGCTATATATGAAGGAAGTGGAAAGAAATTAAAAGTTGAGGCTCCTTTTGTAAATCTTCATAAAAAGGATATAGTAAAAAAAGGTCTTGAATTAAAAGTACCATATGAATTAACTTGGAGTTGTTATGAGGGAAAAGAGTATTCATGTGGTGAGTGTGGAACTTGTATAGATAGAGAAAAAGCTTTTGAATTAAATGGTGCAGTAGATCCATTAGTAAAAATAAGAGAGGGAAGATAGATGAGAGAATTAGATAATTTAACACTTTTAGGAAATCAAGGGGTAAAATATCCACAAGATTATGCTCCAGAACTTTTAGAAACTTTTGATAATAAGCATCCAGAAAATGATTATTTTGTAAAATTTAATTGTCCAGAGTTTACAAGTTTATGTCCAATCACAGGGCAACCAGATTTTGCAAATATAGTTATATCTTATGTGCCAAATATTAAAATGGTAGAGAGTAAATCTTTGAAGCTATATCTTTTTAGTTTTAGAAATCATGGAGATTTTCATGAAGATTGTATCAATATAATAATGAAAGATCTTATAAAATTAATGGATCCTAAATATATAGAAGTTTGGGGAAAATTTACTCCAAGAGGTGGAATTTCAATTGACCCATATTGTAACTATGGAAAAAAAGGAACTAAGTGGGAAGAGGTAGCTTTTAATCGTATGGCTAACCATGATTTATATCCTGAAAAAGTAGATAATAGATAATAAAAATAGAAGAGAGCAATTCTCTTCTATTTTTTCATTAAAAGCATTAGTTCTTTTGTTAATTTTTTTGTAGCTTTAACATCTTCTAAAGAATCATGATTAATTAAAGGAATATTAAAATAATCACACCAAGTTTTTAATTTATTATTATCTAACACAGGAAGTTTATTTAAAAGTTGTAAAGGTGCAATCATATATAGAGGATCCAAACTAATACCTTGAACATAGCTAAAGAAAAAATTATTTCCATTTCTTTTAAAAAATCTATATACAACATCTTTATCAAAATTTATATTGTATCCAGCTAATATAAATTTATCATTTTTATCATACTTATCAATATATTTATTCAAGATAGATATAAATTTTTGAAAAACAATCTCTTCATCTTCAAAAGTTTCAATCTCTTCTCTAGTTCTGTTTTGAATAGCTAATGCTTCATCTGTAACCTCAGAATTTGGAAAAGGTTTAACATAGAAGTTAAAAACTTCAGCCTCATTTTTTCCAATTTGAACTATACCTGAAAGTTGAATAAGAGCAGAGTTTTGTGATAAACCACCAGTTTCTGTATCTATAAAAAGAATTTTCATAGTAGTCTCCTTAAAAATCAGTTTTTTTATATTATATCACAAAACCCTTTAAAAAGATTAAGCTCTTTCTACAACAATTGCTTTACCCTCTTTTCTCCAGTTAGCAAACTCAGCAACACAAGTAAATAAAACGTCAGTAGATGAGTTTAAAGCAGTTTCGCAAGAATCTTGAATAACTCCAATAATAAATCCAACTCCAACTACTTGCATAGCTATATCATTAGGGATACCAAATAAGCTACAAGCTAGAGGGACAAGAAGTAGAGATCCACCAGCAACTCCAGATGCTCCACAAGCACTAATTGCTGATAGAACACTAAGTAAAAGAGCTGAGAAAATATCAACATGGATATTTAAAGTGTGAGCAGCACTAAGAGCAAATATTGAAATAGTGATAGCAGCTCCACCCATATTAATTGTAGCTCCTAATGGAATAGAAACAGAGTAAACTTCTTTATCAAGTCCTAAACTTTCACATAGATTCATATTTACTGGAATATTAGCAGCTGAACTTCTAGTAAAAAAAGCAGTAAGTCCACTATCTTTAAGACATCTCATAATTAGAGGATAAGGATTTTGTCTAATATAGAAGTAAGTAACTATTGGATTGATAACGAAAGTAACAAATCCCATACAACCTAAAAGAAGTAAAATTAATTTTCCATAGATAAGTAAACTTGCAAAACCACTAGTACGTAGTGAGTTAAAAATCAATCCCATTATTCCAAATGGAGCAAATTCTATAATAGTTTTAACAGTTTTTAAAATAACATCTGAAACGTCTAAAACTATTTTTTTAGTATTTTCAGAACTTTCTCTTAAAAAGAATCCAAATAATGCACTCCAAAATAAGATTCCAATATAGTTACCTTGTAAAAGAGCTTTTACTGGATTTTCAACAAGGTTCATAAATAGAGCTTTTAATACACCAGCAATATTTTCAGGTGGAGCTATGCTACTTTCTCCAGCTTTTAAAATAAGATCTACTGGGAAAAGGAAAGATCCAGCTACTGCAACACTAGCTGCAAGAAAAGTTCCTAAAAGATATAAAAATATAATTAATTTCATATTTGATTTTTGACCTTTTTTATGTTGTAAAACTGCTGCCATTACTAACACAAAAACTAATATAGGTGCAATCGCTTTTAAAGCTCCAACAAAAAGATCTCCTAATATTATAATACCACTTGCTTTTTCAGGTGCAACTAAAACTAATATAATTCCAACTATAAGACCAATTATTATTCTTTTAATAAGGCTTATTTTTATCCAATTTTCGTATAAATTTTTCATTTAATTTTCATCTCCTGTGTCTTTAAAATGTAAACATATGTTTTTGTATAGAAAACAATATATCACAAAGTAAAATTTTATGCAACTATTTTTTATAAAAAACTTAAAAAATTTTTAAAATTCTGAATGACAATAATTTGACTTTTTATATTAATATAATAAAATAAAGTATAATAAGGTGGTGGTAAATATGGAAGAAAAAAATAGAATAATACAAGAATATGTTCCCGGGAAACAAGTCACACTTGCACATTTAATTGCACATCCTAACAAAGAATTATGTAAAAAAGTTGGATTAAATTCTGAAGTGACAAAAGCAATAGGAATTTTAACATTAACTCCTGGTGAAACAGCTATAATAGCTGGAGATGTGGCAACAAAAGCTGGAAATGTAGAGATAGGATTTTTAGATAGGTTTACAGGAACATTAGTTATTAATGGAGATGTTTCTAGTGTAGAGAATTCATTAAAAAGTGTGTTAAGCTTTTTAGAAAATACTCTTCAATTCTCAGTATCTAAATTTACAAGGTCTTGATAGTTATGAAAGTTATGTTATTAGGAAAAATAGGGTGTGGTAAGACTACATTGACACAGAGATTAAATGAGCAAGATGTCGTTTATGCAAAGACACAAGCAGTCTCTTATGAGAATAATATAATCGATACTCCAGGAGAATATATTGAAAACAAATTCTTTTTTAGAGCTTTATTAGTAACAGCAGCAGAGGCAGAGAAAATTATATTTGTTCAAAGTGCAGATGATGAAGGTAATTTCTTTCCACCTAACTTTAAATCGATATTTTTAGGAAAAGACGTAATAGGGGTAATTACTAAGATAGATAAAGTTAGTGATTGTAGTAGAGCTGAGGAGATATTAAAAGAATCTGGAGTAGAGGAAATATTTTATATTTCAAAAACAGATAATGAAGGATTGGAAAAATTAAAAGAGAGATTAAAAGTTTAAAAAGGTTGTTGCAGATTGATAGTTTAGATTATCAATTTGAGCAACCTTTTTTATTCTTTAAAAGCAAAAAAAATAGAAGTTATCTATTGACAATATATGAAGAATAAGTTTATGATTATAATAGAATAATAAAGCTAGTAAGGAGAGATATTTTATGAAAGAGCTACTTGATAAGTTAATAGAGAAGAATATTCCAGAAACAAAATTAGGTACAGTTGCAAATTATATACCAGAACTAGATAAAGCTAGAAAAGATGCTTTAGGTATCTATATCATAGACAATGAAGGAAATGAATATTTTTCAGGAGATTATGATATAAAATTTACAATTCAAAGTATATCAAAAATAGTAGCTCTGATGCTGGCAATCCTTGATAATGGAGAAGAGTATGTATTTTCAAAAGTGGGAATGGAGCCTACTGGAGATCCATTTAATTCCATCACTAAATTAGAAACTTCAGGGGAGAAAAAGCCTTATAATCCTCTTATAAATGCAGGAGCAATAGCTATTTCTTCAATGATAAAGGGAAAGGATGCTAGAGATAAATTTCAAAGATTATTGGAGTTTTTTAGAAAAATATCTGAAGATGAAACTCTTGATGTAAATTATAAGATCTATTGTGGGGAATCAGAAACAGGAAATAGAAATAGAGCA
This sequence is a window from Fusobacterium varium. Protein-coding genes within it:
- the queE gene encoding putative 7-carboxy-7-deazaguanine synthase QueE; protein product: MFNYKVVEIFESINGEGKKAGQLALFIRFQKCNLNCSYCDTKWANSDTSPYTLMSLEELYNKVIESGIKNITITGGEPLLQENIGEFLKKLSKNLELNVEIETNGSVNLKRFSEIKNPPSFTMDYKLPSSNMEKYMDLDNFQYLTEKDTVKFVVGDIDDLEKAREIIEKYFLVGKCAVYISPVFGKIEFSSIVDFMKKYKMNGVNMQLQIHKIIWDPEAKGV
- a CDS encoding translation initiation factor IF-3, whose protein sequence is MEVLNISDKIRINEKIKGREFRIISSTGEQLGVMSANEALELARQEDLDLVEIAATAKPPVCKIMDFGKYRYEQTRKAKEAKKNQKQVVVKEVKVTARIDTHDLETKVGQIEKFLAKENKVKVTLVLFGREKMHATLGVDTLDEIAEKFAETAEVDKKYNEKQKYILLTPKKS
- the rplT gene encoding 50S ribosomal protein L20 — its product is MRVKTGIVRRRKHKKVLRAAKGFRGASGDVIKQAKQATMRAAAYSTRDRKVTKRRMRSLWIIRINTAARLNGLTYSTLMNGLKKAGIVLDRKVLADIALNNAAEFAKLAETAKNAL
- the eutP gene encoding EutP/PduV family microcompartment system protein, with the protein product MKVMLLGKIGCGKTTLTQRLNEQDVVYAKTQAVSYENNIIDTPGEYIENKFFFRALLVTAAEAEKIIFVQSADDEGNFFPPNFKSIFLGKDVIGVITKIDKVSDCSRAEEILKESGVEEIFYISKTDNEGLEKLKERLKV
- the queF gene encoding NADPH-dependent 7-cyano-7-deazaguanine reductase QueF, with protein sequence MRELDNLTLLGNQGVKYPQDYAPELLETFDNKHPENDYFVKFNCPEFTSLCPITGQPDFANIVISYVPNIKMVESKSLKLYLFSFRNHGDFHEDCINIIMKDLIKLMDPKYIEVWGKFTPRGGISIDPYCNYGKKGTKWEEVAFNRMANHDLYPEKVDNR
- the queC gene encoding 7-cyano-7-deazaguanine synthase QueC, producing the protein MRALVLLSGGIDSTTCLAMAIDRYGKENVVALSALYGQKHTKELKAARDIANYYNIELIEIDLVKIFAYSNCSLLSHSKDEIPHSSYAEQLEETKGETVSTYVPFRNGLFLSTAASIALSKDCDLILYGAHSDDAAGSAYPDCSKEFNDAINLAIYEGSGKKLKVEAPFVNLHKKDIVKKGLELKVPYELTWSCYEGKEYSCGECGTCIDREKAFELNGAVDPLVKIREGR
- the folE gene encoding GTP cyclohydrolase I FolE, which gives rise to MDIEAIKHHIKGLLIALGEDPEREGLKETPTRVAKMYEEIFEGINYSNDEIAEMFNKTFEEDILTDNDNIVVVRDIDIFSCCEHHLALMYDMSVTVAYLPKGKVIGLSKIARICDMVSKRLQLQERIGKDIAYIMKKVTNSEDIAILIKGKHSCMTMRGIKKNNSITETAIFEGKFKDNFMLQNKLYNRI
- the sstT gene encoding serine/threonine transporter SstT, whose protein sequence is MKNLYENWIKISLIKRIIIGLIVGIILVLVAPEKASGIIILGDLFVGALKAIAPILVFVLVMAAVLQHKKGQKSNMKLIIFLYLLGTFLAASVAVAGSFLFPVDLILKAGESSIAPPENIAGVLKALFMNLVENPVKALLQGNYIGILFWSALFGFFLRESSENTKKIVLDVSDVILKTVKTIIEFAPFGIMGLIFNSLRTSGFASLLIYGKLILLLLGCMGFVTFVINPIVTYFYIRQNPYPLIMRCLKDSGLTAFFTRSSAANIPVNMNLCESLGLDKEVYSVSIPLGATINMGGAAITISIFALSAAHTLNIHVDIFSALLLSVLSAISACGASGVAGGSLLLVPLACSLFGIPNDIAMQVVGVGFIIGVIQDSCETALNSSTDVLFTCVAEFANWRKEGKAIVVERA
- the glsA gene encoding glutaminase A → MKELLDKLIEKNIPETKLGTVANYIPELDKARKDALGIYIIDNEGNEYFSGDYDIKFTIQSISKIVALMLAILDNGEEYVFSKVGMEPTGDPFNSITKLETSGEKKPYNPLINAGAIAISSMIKGKDARDKFQRLLEFFRKISEDETLDVNYKIYCGESETGNRNRAMGYFLKGDGIIEGNVEDALDVYFKQCSIEVTAKTLARMGLFLANNGKLSTGEEVINQRIATIVKTLMVTCGMYDSSGEFAVRAGIPSKSGVGGGILSVVPGKMGIGVYGPSLDKKGNSIAGVTLLEDLSNELNLTIF
- the queD gene encoding 6-carboxytetrahydropterin synthase QueD, whose protein sequence is MYTLISEASFDSAHFLAQYEGKCRNIHGHRWTIKVEIYGEELQESGSCRGMLVDFGDLKKYLKELADYYDHALIIEKDSMRELTLNVLKEDGFRIIEVEFRPTAENFAKYFYNYFKDKGFLVKNIFVYETPNNCATYSEMI
- the rpmI gene encoding 50S ribosomal protein L35, producing the protein MPKMKTHRGARKRIKVTGTGKFIVKHSGKSHILTKKDRKRKNNLKKDLVVSETLKRHMQGLLPYGVGR
- a CDS encoding 3'-5' exonuclease, coding for MKILFIDTETGGLSQNSALIQLSGIVQIGKNEAEVFNFYVKPFPNSEVTDEALAIQNRTREEIETFEDEEIVFQKFISILNKYIDKYDKNDKFILAGYNINFDKDVVYRFFKRNGNNFFFSYVQGISLDPLYMIAPLQLLNKLPVLDNNKLKTWCDYFNIPLINHDSLEDVKATKKLTKELMLLMKK
- a CDS encoding MATE family efflux transporter, translating into MKLSNNLGKDSVLGLVFKLAIPTMLAQLVNLLYSIVDRMYIGHIPEIGGLALAGVGVCGPIVTFLSSFGTLVGLGGSIIMSIKMGERRFKKARFVLANSFLALSVISITLTIIFLLLKDKLIMMFGASTVTFPYANTYLTIYTLGSFFALMAIGLNFFITCQGFAMIGMLTVIIGALVNILLDTVFIFGLEMGVAGAAWATVIAQITSFAFAFRFLTSKKIKIPITFKGYSFEIVQDIIKFGFSPFFILTTDSIILIALNAMLQKYGGITQGDLLVSGATIIQSYLLLITGPLIGLSGGTQPLLSFNYGARQIERVKKAEKYIVIFALVLTTTMFILTPFISPYFISLFTDEVNLAEVARWGIKASVWGIIPLSFQYCFVDGFTAVGRIKTAFSLSMFRKMIYMGSTFFLPAIFEARSAFYAQPVSDILGAIASTTVFYFIFNKHLERRKKVLQ
- a CDS encoding BMC domain-containing protein, translated to MEEKNRIIQEYVPGKQVTLAHLIAHPNKELCKKVGLNSEVTKAIGILTLTPGETAIIAGDVATKAGNVEIGFLDRFTGTLVINGDVSSVENSLKSVLSFLENTLQFSVSKFTRS